A genome region from Maridesulfovibrio salexigens DSM 2638 includes the following:
- a CDS encoding RNA recognition motif domain-containing protein, whose translation MSKNIYVGNLPWSATEDEVRAAFEAFGEVVSVKLIEDRETGRPRGFGFVEMEDAGAMEAIDNLDGKDFGGRNLKVNEAKPRAPRPRW comes from the coding sequence ATGTCCAAGAACATCTATGTCGGTAACCTGCCCTGGTCTGCAACTGAAGACGAAGTACGCGCTGCTTTCGAAGCTTTCGGTGAAGTTGTATCTGTTAAACTCATCGAAGACAGAGAAACCGGTCGCCCCCGTGGCTTCGGCTTTGTTGAAATGGAAGACGCTGGCGCAATGGAAGCTATCGACAATCTGGATGGTAAAGACTTCGGCGGACGTAACCTCAAGGTTAACGAAGCGAAGCCCCGTGCACCGCGCCCCCGCTGGTAG
- a CDS encoding DEAD/DEAH box helicase produces the protein MSFKQFSFDRRIMAGIHACGYETPTPIQTKAIPEVLKGRDVMGLAQTGTGKTAAFALPIMQRLLEKKFSGQGPIRVLVLAPTRELALQIHENFMELGVEAGIRSAAVFGGVGAMPQIQAARRSSVIVACPGRLLDLMNQGVIKLDKVDTLVLDEADRMLDMGFLPDIRKIMSKLPQRRQNLLFSATMPDDIRDLADKILYRPATVQVANTAPAKTVEHVFYPVSQHLKNNLLFKVLEQTDYDSLLVFTRTKHKAKNLARRLAARGHKATFLQGNMSQNQRQRALDGFRDGSFKVMVATDIAARGIDCDRITHVVNLDVPDTAETYTHRIGRTGRAGRSGSAFSFVTRDDLRLMREIEKAVGYSIEHRTLEDFDYDKPNTHPAPAKRGGGRKPAADRKPAGERRPGRGRKPAEARDGDESRKPAGERKSGGRRKPGGGRKPSGGPAKSSDERRDSRPSSKRKSGGPKGNQEDSAKRKTGRPSRRKRRPSRFSKV, from the coding sequence GTGAGTTTTAAACAATTTTCTTTCGACCGGCGTATAATGGCCGGAATACATGCTTGCGGCTATGAAACGCCGACCCCCATTCAAACAAAAGCTATTCCCGAAGTTCTCAAAGGTCGGGATGTAATGGGCCTTGCCCAGACCGGAACCGGTAAAACCGCCGCTTTTGCTCTGCCTATCATGCAGCGTCTGCTGGAAAAGAAGTTTTCAGGTCAGGGACCTATCCGTGTATTGGTGCTGGCACCGACCCGTGAACTTGCTTTGCAGATTCATGAGAATTTCATGGAGCTTGGTGTTGAGGCCGGAATCCGCAGCGCCGCTGTTTTCGGCGGAGTGGGAGCAATGCCGCAGATTCAGGCTGCCCGCCGCTCGTCTGTTATCGTAGCTTGTCCCGGTCGTCTGCTGGACCTGATGAATCAGGGTGTGATCAAGCTGGATAAGGTTGATACCCTTGTTTTGGATGAGGCTGACCGTATGCTTGATATGGGCTTCCTGCCGGACATCCGCAAGATCATGTCCAAGCTTCCCCAGCGCCGCCAGAACCTGCTTTTTTCTGCTACCATGCCTGATGATATCCGCGATCTTGCAGATAAGATTCTTTATCGTCCTGCAACTGTACAGGTCGCCAATACTGCTCCGGCAAAGACTGTTGAGCATGTTTTTTATCCGGTCAGCCAGCACTTGAAGAATAACCTGCTTTTCAAGGTTCTTGAACAGACAGATTACGACAGTCTGCTTGTTTTTACCCGTACCAAGCATAAGGCCAAGAACCTTGCCCGCAGACTTGCGGCGCGTGGTCATAAGGCTACTTTTCTTCAGGGCAATATGAGCCAGAACCAGCGTCAGCGTGCTCTGGACGGCTTCCGGGACGGCTCTTTTAAAGTAATGGTCGCTACTGATATTGCGGCACGCGGAATTGACTGCGACCGTATCACACATGTGGTCAACCTTGATGTTCCTGATACTGCCGAGACCTACACCCACCGCATCGGTCGTACCGGACGTGCGGGACGAAGCGGGAGTGCATTTTCATTTGTAACTCGCGATGATCTGCGTCTTATGCGTGAGATTGAAAAAGCTGTAGGCTATTCAATCGAGCACCGTACCCTTGAAGATTTTGACTACGATAAACCTAACACCCACCCGGCTCCGGCAAAGAGGGGCGGTGGACGCAAGCCTGCTGCAGATCGCAAGCCTGCTGGCGAACGTAGACCGGGAAGGGGCCGCAAACCCGCTGAAGCCCGTGATGGCGATGAAAGCCGTAAACCTGCTGGCGAACGTAAGTCTGGAGGAAGACGCAAGCCGGGTGGAGGACGCAAGCCTAGTGGCGGTCCTGCAAAAAGTTCTGATGAAAGACGCGATTCACGTCCTTCGTCTAAACGTAAGTCCGGCGGTCCTAAAGGAAATCAAGAGGATAGTGCAAAACGCAAAACAGGAAGACCTTCAAGAAGAAAACGTCGTCCTTCCCGTTTTTCTAAAGTATAA
- the ahcY gene encoding adenosylhomocysteinase, protein MLKVDSKLDYKVADISLADWGNKEMQLSEREMPGLMSIREKYGKEKPLKGLKVMGSLHMTIQTAMLIETLHALGADIRWASCNIFSTQDHAAAAIAANGTAKVFAWKGETLEEYWWCTEQALTWPDGSGPDLIVDDGGDATLLIHHGVKAEKDASILDEKTDNKEFQCVLDRLKLSVAETPGKWTAIAEKVRGVSEETTTGVHRLYQMQEAGELLFPAINVNDSVTKSKFDNLYGCRESLADGIKRATDVMIAGKVVVVVGYGDVGKGCAQSMRGFGARVLVTEIDPICALQAAMEGFEVCTMANAVERGDVFVTCTGNYHVITGEHISKMKDEAIICNIGHFDNEIEMGYLENSKTAKKIEIKPQVDKWVMESGKSVIVLAEGRLVNLGCATGHPSFVMSNSFTNQALAQIDLAKNEYEPKVMILSKKLDEEVARLHLERLGVELDVLSKEQADYISVDVEGPYKPDHYRY, encoded by the coding sequence ATGCTTAAAGTAGATTCTAAGCTTGATTACAAAGTTGCTGACATTTCCCTCGCTGACTGGGGTAACAAAGAAATGCAGCTTTCCGAGCGCGAAATGCCCGGTCTCATGTCTATCCGTGAAAAATACGGTAAAGAGAAGCCCCTTAAGGGCCTCAAAGTCATGGGTTCCCTGCACATGACCATCCAGACCGCAATGCTCATCGAGACCCTGCACGCTCTCGGTGCTGACATCCGCTGGGCTTCCTGCAACATTTTTTCCACTCAGGACCACGCAGCTGCAGCTATCGCAGCAAACGGCACTGCTAAAGTATTCGCATGGAAGGGTGAAACCCTCGAAGAATACTGGTGGTGCACCGAGCAGGCTCTGACCTGGCCTGACGGTTCCGGTCCCGACCTCATCGTTGACGACGGCGGCGACGCAACTCTGCTCATCCACCACGGTGTTAAAGCAGAAAAAGACGCTTCCATCCTTGATGAGAAAACCGACAACAAGGAATTCCAGTGCGTTCTGGACCGCCTGAAACTTTCCGTTGCTGAAACTCCCGGCAAATGGACTGCAATCGCAGAAAAAGTACGCGGCGTTTCCGAAGAAACCACCACCGGCGTACATCGCCTCTACCAGATGCAGGAAGCAGGCGAACTGCTCTTCCCCGCAATCAACGTTAACGACTCCGTTACCAAGTCCAAGTTCGACAACCTCTACGGTTGCCGCGAGTCTCTTGCTGACGGTATCAAACGCGCTACCGACGTTATGATCGCCGGTAAAGTCGTTGTTGTTGTCGGTTACGGTGACGTAGGTAAAGGTTGTGCACAGTCCATGCGCGGTTTCGGTGCTCGTGTTCTCGTTACCGAGATCGACCCCATCTGCGCACTTCAGGCTGCAATGGAAGGCTTCGAAGTCTGCACTATGGCTAATGCTGTAGAGCGCGGTGATGTTTTCGTTACCTGCACCGGTAACTACCACGTTATCACCGGCGAGCACATTTCTAAGATGAAAGATGAAGCAATCATCTGCAACATCGGTCACTTCGATAACGAAATCGAAATGGGCTACCTTGAAAACAGCAAGACCGCCAAGAAGATCGAAATCAAACCTCAGGTTGATAAGTGGGTTATGGAATCCGGCAAGTCCGTCATCGTTCTTGCTGAAGGCCGCCTCGTAAACCTCGGTTGCGCTACCGGTCACCCCAGCTTCGTAATGTCCAACAGCTTCACCAACCAGGCTCTTGCACAGATCGACCTTGCTAAGAACGAGTACGAGCCTAAAGTAATGATCCTCTCCAAGAAACTCGACGAAGAAGTTGCAAGACTCCACCTCGAGCGCCTCGGTGTTGAGCTTGATGTTCTCTCCAAAGAACAGGCCGACTACATCAGCGTTGATGTTGAAGGTCCTTACAAGCCTGATCACTACCGCTACTAA
- a CDS encoding ArsR/SmtB family transcription factor — protein MEILKFSKALSDEIRIRLLAMLRDNELNVGEVVQVLGMSQPRVSRHLKIMHESGLLESRREGLWNFYRLARSGSGNRFAESISWLIENEPEVEEDRIRVAKVLAERNLETRKFFDEIAEDWERLQSDVFGDFNLDNELLNLVDRCNVGVDLGCGNGSLLESLLSKCNTVIGVDSSPKMLELAEKRLGNHPDVSLRIGELTHLPLRDWEADLTFISMVLHHLPRPDKAVAEAARTLSSGGKLVIADFLSHSNERMRSEFGDRRLGFTEEELGGWMKDAGLGSMDIRRYPVNEGLTVLVCISEKK, from the coding sequence ATGGAAATTTTGAAATTCAGCAAAGCGTTGTCCGATGAGATTCGCATCAGGCTTTTGGCCATGCTTCGGGATAACGAACTCAACGTGGGTGAGGTTGTGCAGGTGTTGGGAATGTCCCAGCCCCGCGTTTCCCGTCATTTGAAGATCATGCACGAGAGCGGCCTTCTGGAATCCAGAAGGGAAGGGCTCTGGAATTTCTACCGTCTGGCCCGTTCCGGCAGCGGTAACCGTTTCGCGGAATCCATCAGCTGGCTTATTGAGAATGAGCCGGAGGTCGAGGAAGATCGTATCCGGGTGGCCAAGGTGCTGGCCGAGCGTAATCTGGAGACCCGCAAGTTCTTTGATGAAATCGCTGAGGATTGGGAGCGTTTGCAGAGCGATGTGTTCGGTGATTTTAATTTGGATAATGAATTACTGAACCTTGTGGACCGTTGCAACGTAGGTGTTGACCTTGGTTGCGGAAACGGTTCTTTGCTGGAAAGCCTGCTCTCCAAATGCAATACCGTTATCGGTGTGGACAGCTCACCCAAGATGCTCGAACTGGCGGAAAAACGTCTGGGTAATCATCCTGACGTCAGCCTGCGCATCGGTGAACTTACCCATCTGCCCCTGCGCGACTGGGAAGCAGACCTGACCTTTATTTCAATGGTTCTTCATCACCTGCCGCGCCCGGACAAGGCTGTAGCCGAAGCTGCGCGGACTCTTTCCAGTGGTGGTAAATTGGTCATCGCCGATTTTCTGTCTCATTCTAATGAACGCATGCGCAGTGAATTCGGTGACCGCAGGCTCGGTTTTACAGAAGAAGAACTTGGCGGCTGGATGAAGGATGCCGGACTCGGCTCTATGGATATCCGCCGTTATCCTGTAAATGAAGGACTGACCGTCCTTGTATGTATATCTGAAAAGAAATAA
- a CDS encoding DUF721 domain-containing protein, whose amino-acid sequence MAAKKKYNGPRKRVFHPRQRAPRHVGEAMGDYVSDLDGQYKLMIPRLWKAWPELMGELAEFAKPLGHRKRTLILASDDSVAAQELSYFAPEILERINSFFGEEVFDKVLFELLNGRVPLDGYELKRTEFKDAKIKKPGKIGGLKDKFDPESAVGRCYLKYVRLFEKS is encoded by the coding sequence ATGGCAGCAAAGAAAAAATATAATGGCCCTCGCAAGCGGGTATTTCACCCCCGGCAGCGCGCACCGCGACATGTGGGTGAAGCAATGGGCGACTACGTTTCCGATCTGGACGGACAGTACAAGCTCATGATTCCAAGGCTTTGGAAAGCATGGCCCGAGCTAATGGGCGAGCTGGCAGAATTCGCCAAGCCGCTGGGTCACCGCAAACGCACTTTGATCCTTGCATCCGATGATTCCGTAGCCGCGCAGGAGCTCTCATATTTCGCCCCGGAGATCCTTGAAAGAATAAATTCATTTTTTGGTGAAGAAGTCTTTGACAAGGTGCTGTTCGAGCTGTTAAACGGCAGGGTTCCATTGGACGGGTACGAATTAAAACGTACTGAGTTCAAGGACGCCAAGATCAAAAAGCCCGGCAAAATAGGCGGGTTGAAAGACAAGTTTGATCCAGAATCGGCGGTCGGAAGATGTTATCTGAAATACGTCCGCCTTTTTGAAAAATCATAA